One Prunus dulcis chromosome 7, ALMONDv2, whole genome shotgun sequence DNA segment encodes these proteins:
- the LOC117634800 gene encoding defensin Ec-AMP-D1-like, with protein sequence MEGSKRMFSTVFILVLLLVAIGTGPMVAEGKVETKETSRTCESLSTKFKGPCFRSSNCANICEKEGFKGGKCVGFRLRCTCTKKC encoded by the exons ATGGAGGGATCCAAACGTATGTTTTCAACTGTCTTCATCCTCGTCCTGCTCCTTGTGGCTATTg GGACAGGTCCAATGGTTGCTGAGGGCAAGGTCGAAACAAAGGAGACGTCGAGGACTTGTGAGTCTTTGAGCACGAAATTCAAGGGACCTTGCTTCCGATCAAGCAACTGTGCAAATATTTGCGAAAAAGAAGGCTTCAAGGGAGGCAAATGTGTTGGCTTCAGGCTGAGATGTACGTGCACGAAGAAATGTTAG
- the LOC117635819 gene encoding transcription factor bHLH130-like, whose amino-acid sequence MYNGPPASNSGTSPLIQIPQWQTEQPPFMDSNTHQNLHSQEHQTHQPNSGLLRFRSAPSSLLANFNENSDLGLIGKNPIEGSESERLFSRFANYTHTNDSDSWPSSFQELDDKSTVTATEAAVTESRMSSQQQGYSGLPPHYPRHSSFNGSYGLVGSAAMNHHTQPKAVHSNLVRQSSSPAGLFSNSSVQNGFQFGTWNDSSNFAENLGGMRRDQDNEGKLFSVPQNGELENRIHLLSHHLSLPKTSADITMEKFLQLQDSVPCKVRAKRGCATHPRSIAERVRRTRISERMRKLQELVPNMDKQTNTADMLDLAVEYIKDLQKQFKTLSDVRANCKCLNMQKKPVSNQIV is encoded by the exons ATGTATAATGGTCCTCCAGCATCAAATTCTGGCACGAGCCCATTAATTCAAATCCCACAGTGGCAAACAGAGCAACCACCATTCATGGATTCAAATACCCATCAGAACTTGCACTCCCAAGAGCACCAAACTCACCAACCCAATTCTGGGTTACTGAGATTTCGCTCTGCTCCGAGCTCACTGCTGGCAAATTTCAACGAGAACAGCGATTTGGGTCTCATTGGTAAAAACCCAATTGAGGGTTCTGAGTCAGAGAGATTGTTTTCTAGATTTGCGAATTACACCCACACCAACGACTCGGATTCTTGGCCGTCGAGTTTTCAAGAGTTGGACGACAAGTCTACGGTGACGGCGACGGAGGCGGCGGTGACGGAGAGCCGTATGAGCTCACAGCAGCAGGGCTATTCTGGGCTCCCTCCTCATTATCCGAGACACAGCTCGTTCAATGGCTCGTATGGGTTGGTGGGTTCGGCTGCAATGAATCATCACACTCAACCCAAGGCCGTTCACTCGAATCTTGTTCGACAAAGTAGCTCCCCTGCTGGGCTTTTCTCCAACAGCTCTGTTCAAAATG GATTCcaatttggaacttggaatgATTCATCAAATTTTGCTGAAAATTTAGGTGGCATGCGAAGAGACCAAGATAATGAGGGGAAGTTATTTTCTGTTCCTCAG AATGGAGAGCTTGAAAACCGGATTCATTTACTATCCCACCACCTGAGTTTACCTAAAACTTCAGCAGACATTACCATGGAAAAGTTCTTGCAACTCCAAGATTCTGTGCCTTGTAAAGTTAGAGCAAAGCGAGGTTGTGCCACTCATCCCCGAAGCATTGCAGAAAGA GTTAGAAGAACACGGATTAGTGAACGAATGAGGAAACTACAAGAGCTTGTCCCAAACATGGACAAG CAAACCAACACAGCAGACATGCTAGATTTGGCTGTTGAGTATATTAAAGACCTTCAGAAGCAGTTCAAG ACTCTTAGCGACGTTCGAGCGAACTGCAAGTGTTTAAACATGCAGAAGAAGCCGGTTTCGAATCAGATTGTTTGA
- the LOC117635820 gene encoding ras-related protein RABA4d yields the protein MSNLYGDYNQKIDYVFKVVLIGDSAVGKTQLLARFARNEFSVDSKATIGVEFQTKTLVLDHKTVKAQIWDTAGQERYRAVTSAYYRGAVGAMLVYDMTKRQSFDHMARWLEELRGHADKNIVIMLIGNKCDLGSLRAVPTEDAQEFAQRENLFFMETSALEATNVETAFLMILMEIYRIMSKKTLASNDQDGGDSGLLKGTAIIVPSPESDASRKGGCCFSS from the exons ATGTCGAATTTGTACGGAGATTACAATCAGAAAATTGATTACGTGTTCAAAGTGGTGTTGATTGGAGACTCGGCGGTTGGAAAAACACAGCTGCTCGCGCGCTTTGCTAGAAATGAATTCAGTGTGGACTCGAAAGCCACAATCGGGGTCGAATTTCAGACGAAAACTCTTGTTCTCGATCACAAGACGGTGAAGGCGCAGATTTGGGACACTGCTGGCCAAGAAAG GTACAGAGCTGTCACAAGTGCATACTACCGAGGCGCAGTCGGAGCAATGCTGGTTTATGACATGACAAAGCGCCAATCATTTGATCACATGGCTAGGTGGTTGGAGGAATTAAGGGGCCATGCTGATAAGAACATTGTTATTATGCTCATTGGCAACAAATGCGACTTGGGAAGTCTCCGAGCAGTGCCAACTGAAGATGCACAGGAGTTTGCTCAAAGAGAGAACCTATTTTTTATGGAGACATCTGCTCTTGAAGCCACCAATGTCGAAACCGCCTTCTTGATGATTTTAATGGAGATATACCGGATAATGAGCAAGAAGACCCTCGCTTCCAATGATCAAGATGGTGGAGATTCAGGGCTTCTAAAGGGAACTGCGATTATCGTTCCTAGTCCAGAGTCGGATGCCTCCAGGAAGGGGGGCTGCTGCTTTTCCTCctaa
- the LOC117635991 gene encoding protein POLYCHOME → MAEARDRLSRAPVDLADTYAQWLSRNRSIYIDPPEQVLQVVPDLSRTPARQRAPTALGFGATGVVGGGGLLRSSLRTPRTGNGRGRIPFGFTTPARENTPPAGSSRRRRGRSSNSVLPSWYPRTPLQDISAVVRAIERRRARLAENDGQHTEGQVPQGRNILDQYLLVPGAQLEHGVPVTPYSAVRTKQCPPPSVGRVQKIIREATNTQTAEGEFLTPQKKLLNSIDTVEKVVMEELQRLKRTPSAKKAEREKRVRTLMSMR, encoded by the exons ATGGCTGAAGCAAGAGATAGACTGTCAAGGGCGCCTGTTGATCTCGCAGACACCTATGCTCAATGGCTATCGCGCAATCGCAGTATATACATAGATCCGCCAGAGCAGGTTCTTCAGGTTGTTCCAGACTTGTCGAGAACGCCAGCGAGACAGAGAGCCCCAACAGCATTAGGGTTTGGGGCCACCGGAGTTGTTGGTGGTGGAGGGCTCCTGAGGAGCAGTTTGAGGACTCCGAGGACCGGAAATGGGCGTGGTCGGATCCCATTTGGGTTTACGACACCGGCCAGAGAGAACACGCCGCCGGCCGGGAGTTCTCGCCGGAGAAGGGGCAGATCCAGTAACAGCGTGTTACCTTCTTGGTACCCAAGAACCCCTCTCCAGGATATCAGTGCTGTTGTGAGG GCcattgaaagaagaagagcacGCTTGGCTGAGAACGATGGCCAACACACTGAGGGTCAAGTTCCACAGGGCCGGAATATCCTTGATCAGTATCTGCTAGTGCCAGGTGCTCAACTTGAGCATGGTGTTCCTGTTACTCCATATTCAGCTGTTCGAACCAAGCAATGCCCACCTCCTTCCGTTGGTAGAGTACAGAAAATTATAAGGGAAGCCACTAACACTCAGACTGCtgaaggagaatttcttaCACCACAGAAGAAACTATTGAACTCAATTGACACGGTTGAGAAAGTGGTGATGGAAGAACTTCAGAGGCTGAAGAGGACCCCAAGTGCTAAGAaggctgagagagagaaaagagttCGAACTTTGATGTCAATGCGATGA
- the LOC117635154 gene encoding 3,9-dihydroxypterocarpan 6A-monooxygenase: MATYIPIDMPCYYLPFFICFIFAFLVHFFIKSYIKPTPSSQDPPSPPALPIIGHLHLIGSVLPKSFQTLARRYGIPLMQLRLGAATCIVVSSAEVAREIFKTHDIIFSSRPEFGSSEHFIYRGSRFLLAPYGEYWRFMKKLCMNKLLAAPQLNLSVDIRAEEVANLVEKVTQRAREGQPCNLSSELTTLTNNTICRMVMSTRCSGSDNEAEEIKKLIDECMKLGAKLSVGDVLGPLKIFDFSGTAKKLGSVLQRFDGLVERIMKEHEGRSEVGEQGRDLMDILLEIYRDPTSEVKLSRNDIKSFLLDIFMAGTDTSSAAMQWAMGELLSHPQAYKKLREEIDIVVGVKRLVRESDIPNLPYLRAVIKEILRLHPSGPFIIRECGEDCKVYGSIVKAKARILINAYAIMRDPDLWTDPDEFIPERFLDSSEEKIGEHLMELKGQNFRYVPFGSGRRGCPGASLAMLVMHSTIAALVQCFDWKVKDGEKIDLELGSGFAAEMAKSLVLYPIARLNPY; encoded by the exons ATGGCCACTTATATTCCCATTGACATGCCCTGTTACTACTTGCCATTCTTCATTTGCTTTATCTTTGCCTTCCTTGTccacttcttcatcaaaagCTATATCAAACCAACGCCTTCAAGTCAAGACCCACCTAGTCCGCCAGCCCTACCCATCATTGGTCACCTCCACCTCATTGGCTCTGTCCTCCCCAAGTCATTCCAAACACTAGCTCGCCGCTATGGCATCCCTCTCATGCAGCTACGCCTCGGAGCTGCCACATGCATTGTGGTTTCAAGTGCTGAAGTTGCCAGAGAAATCTTCAAGACTCATGACATCATATTTTCTTCGAGGCCCGAATTTGGTTCCTCCGAGCACTTCATTTATAGAGGCTCTCGATTTCTCTTGGCCCCCTACGGAGAGTACTGGCGGTTTATGAAGAAGCTTTGCATGAATAAACTTTTGGCTGCTCCACAACTCAATTTATCTGTTGATATTCGCGCAGAGGAGGTGGCGAATCTTGTGGAGAAGGTAACACAGAGGGCAAGAGAGGGACAACCTTGCAATTTGAGTAGTGAACTAACGACATTGACGAACAATACGATATGTCGGATGGTGATGAGCACGAGATGCTCGGGAAGTGACAATGAGGCGGAGGAGATTAAGAAGCTCATTGATGAGTGCATGAAGCTTGGAGCCAAGTTGAGTGTGGGTGATGTGTTGGGGCCTCTCAAGATATTTGATTTCTCCGGTACTGCGAAGAAGCTTGGATCTGTGTTACAGCGGTTTGATGGGCTGGTGGAGAGAATCATGAAAGAACATGAAGGAAGGTCTGAAGTAGGAGAGCAAGGGAGAGATTTGATGGATATATTGTTGGAGATATATAGAGACCCTACTTCTGAAGTGAAGTTATCAAGGAATGACATTAAGTCCTTCTTGCTT GACATATTCATGGCCGGCACTGACACGTCATCAGCAGCCATGCAATGGGCCATGGGAGAGCTCCTCAGTCATCCACAAGCTTACAAGAAGCTCAGGGAGGAGATCGATATAGTTGTGGGGGTTAAGAGATTGGTCAGAGAATCAGACATCCCAAATCTCCCTTATCTTCGAGCTGTTATCAAGGAAATCCTAAGGCTTCACCCTTCAGGACCTTTCATCATTAGGGAATGTGGTGAGGACTGCAAGGTATACGGTTCAATTGTTAAGGCAAAGGCACGCATCCTAATCAATGCTTATGCAATCATGCGCGACCCAGATTTGTGGACGGATCCAGATGAGTTCATACCAGAAAGGTTTCTGGATAGCTCAGAGGAGAAAATTGGAGAGCATCTAATGGAGCTGAAGGGCCAGAATTTTCGATACGTCCCATTTGGAAGCGGGCGGAGAGGTTGTCCTGGTGCATCTCTTGCTATGTTGGTGATGCACTCGACGATTGCAGCCTTAGTACAGTGCTTTGATTGGAAAGTCAAGGATGGGGAGAAGATTGATTTGGAATTAGGGTCAGGGTTTGCAGCAGAAATGGCAAAATCACTTGTGTTATACCCTATAGCACGTCTCAATCCGTATTAA